In Thalassoglobus sp. JC818, a single window of DNA contains:
- a CDS encoding VOC family protein: protein MTSNTRQIENTIPVIPVSNLTQSIAFYTQKLGFHLEWGGEDGSKICLVNRDGCSLMLAEAFGPSPPQWVWIGVESEELFEEWKNAGAKVRQEPKNWSWAYAMKFEDIDGNILWIGTEPRTNEPYADRIT from the coding sequence ATGACTTCGAACACTCGCCAAATCGAAAACACGATCCCGGTGATCCCTGTCTCGAACCTGACTCAAAGCATCGCGTTCTACACTCAAAAACTTGGATTTCACCTTGAGTGGGGTGGCGAAGACGGGAGCAAGATTTGCTTGGTGAACCGTGATGGTTGCAGCCTGATGCTGGCTGAAGCGTTTGGCCCATCGCCCCCACAGTGGGTCTGGATCGGCGTGGAAAGTGAAGAACTCTTTGAAGAGTGGAAGAACGCCGGAGCAAAGGTCAGACAAGAGCCGAAAAACTGGAGTTGGGCGTACGCAATGAAGTTCGAAGACATCGACGGGAACATACTGTGGATTGGAACAGAACCCCGAACCAACGAGCCATACGCTGATCGAATTACATAA